Proteins from a single region of Companilactobacillus farciminis KCTC 3681 = DSM 20184:
- the pheT gene encoding phenylalanine--tRNA ligase subunit beta has protein sequence MKISVNWLKEYIPVDHTVEEIANKVSLTGIESGPVKLGEELTNLVVGHITSVKPHPDSDHLKLCQVDVGEEEEIQIVCGAPNVAADQYVIVALHGAHLPNGVRIKRGKLRGQESNGMICGLDEVGVPAQYMPKEFENGIYVFDEPQTPGQDVYDLLGLKDEMVDIDITPNRADTLGMRGAAWEIGATYDEKPKFTKPELNQDKVKDLTDVTATVEEKDLVPDYLLRELKDIKVSKSPLWMQRRLWNQNIRPVNSVVDAANYVMIEYGQPVQVYDLDKLPQKNLTVKLAKDGDKLILADTEKSLNHNDLVIASGEKVLGLAGIVNGTNAAVDENTTNVLVEAGVFDGPFVRKAAQRHDLRDDASNRFEKGVDNGIVSEALVRVTQLIDQISDAKEISKEIIGNYTKAEPTVIKGSIKHINHLMGLELSSDEIIQIFDRLGFTSELSGDEVTVTIPTRRWDMEIEADLVEEVNRIYGYENLPNTLPAGMETRGGYSAKRELSNKLRDALLASGLDEVINYSLLNKQEVDDFNILNSEYTKLLHPMTEDHEYLRNSLIPGLVRDIAYNQARKNDDLQLFEQARVFDRETGNDRPKELPFISGAISGNVIEDAWNTNAKPVDFYYVKGIVEELLSYVNADAQFSFVATADYGNLHPGQTAKILANGQMVGVIGKLHPNYQKAHNVNDTFVFELNIDALFDLNTRNVKATSAPKYPAISRDLAILVEKDVENGQIISDIFSNGGKYLKDVNIFDVYEGKNIKANHKSLGYHLVFLNPNDTLTDEEVEKAFTLVKDSLVQKFNVEIR, from the coding sequence ATGAAAATTTCTGTTAATTGGCTAAAAGAATACATTCCAGTCGACCACACAGTTGAAGAAATTGCTAACAAGGTTTCTCTAACTGGTATCGAATCTGGTCCAGTCAAACTCGGTGAAGAATTGACTAATTTGGTTGTCGGACACATTACTAGTGTCAAGCCACATCCAGACTCAGATCATTTGAAGCTTTGCCAAGTTGATGTTGGTGAAGAAGAAGAAATTCAAATCGTCTGTGGTGCTCCAAATGTAGCTGCTGATCAATACGTAATCGTAGCTTTGCATGGTGCTCATTTGCCAAATGGCGTACGTATCAAGCGTGGTAAACTTCGTGGACAAGAATCCAATGGTATGATCTGTGGACTTGATGAAGTTGGTGTTCCTGCTCAATACATGCCAAAAGAATTTGAAAATGGCATTTACGTCTTTGACGAACCACAAACACCAGGTCAAGACGTTTATGATCTATTAGGTCTTAAAGACGAAATGGTCGATATCGATATTACTCCTAACCGTGCCGATACTTTAGGTATGCGTGGTGCTGCTTGGGAAATCGGTGCAACTTACGATGAAAAGCCTAAATTTACTAAGCCAGAATTAAATCAAGATAAAGTTAAAGATTTGACTGATGTGACTGCAACAGTTGAAGAAAAAGACTTAGTTCCAGATTATTTGCTTCGTGAATTAAAAGATATCAAGGTTTCCAAGAGTCCACTTTGGATGCAAAGAAGACTTTGGAATCAAAATATCAGACCAGTCAACAGTGTTGTCGATGCTGCAAACTATGTGATGATCGAATATGGTCAACCAGTTCAAGTTTATGATTTGGATAAGTTGCCACAAAAGAATCTAACCGTTAAACTTGCTAAAGATGGTGACAAACTAATTTTGGCCGACACTGAAAAGTCTCTAAATCATAATGACTTAGTAATTGCATCTGGCGAAAAAGTACTTGGCTTAGCTGGTATTGTTAATGGTACTAATGCTGCTGTTGATGAAAATACTACAAACGTCTTGGTAGAAGCTGGTGTCTTTGATGGACCCTTTGTTAGAAAAGCTGCTCAAAGACATGACCTGCGCGACGATGCCTCAAACCGTTTTGAAAAAGGCGTTGACAATGGAATCGTTAGTGAAGCTCTAGTTCGTGTCACTCAATTGATCGACCAAATTAGTGATGCTAAAGAAATTTCTAAGGAAATTATCGGTAACTATACCAAAGCTGAACCTACCGTTATCAAAGGTAGTATCAAGCACATTAACCACTTGATGGGACTAGAACTTTCGAGTGATGAAATCATCCAAATCTTCGACCGTCTGGGCTTTACCAGTGAGTTGTCAGGCGATGAGGTAACTGTTACAATTCCTACACGTCGTTGGGATATGGAAATTGAAGCTGACTTAGTTGAAGAAGTAAACCGAATTTATGGTTATGAAAACTTACCAAATACTTTGCCTGCCGGAATGGAAACTCGCGGTGGCTACAGTGCCAAACGTGAATTGAGCAATAAATTACGTGACGCATTGTTGGCAAGTGGGTTGGATGAAGTTATCAACTATTCATTGTTGAACAAACAAGAAGTCGACGATTTCAATATTTTGAATTCGGAATATACTAAATTGCTACACCCAATGACTGAAGACCACGAATACTTACGTAACAGCTTGATTCCAGGCTTAGTTAGAGATATTGCTTATAACCAAGCTAGAAAAAATGATGATCTTCAATTATTTGAACAAGCACGAGTATTTGACCGAGAGACTGGAAATGATCGTCCAAAAGAATTACCATTTATTTCTGGTGCTATCAGTGGTAATGTCATTGAGGATGCATGGAATACCAATGCTAAACCAGTAGATTTCTATTATGTTAAGGGAATCGTGGAAGAGTTGCTGTCATATGTAAATGCTGATGCTCAATTTTCATTTGTTGCAACAGCTGATTATGGCAATCTTCATCCTGGACAAACAGCTAAGATTTTAGCTAATGGTCAAATGGTCGGTGTTATTGGTAAATTGCATCCAAATTATCAAAAAGCACACAATGTCAATGACACATTTGTTTTTGAATTGAATATCGATGCTCTATTTGATTTGAATACTAGAAATGTTAAAGCAACTAGTGCACCTAAGTACCCAGCAATCAGTCGTGACTTAGCTATTCTAGTAGAAAAAGATGTTGAAAATGGTCAAATCATCTCTGATATCTTTAGTAATGGTGGCAAGTATCTAAAAGATGTTAATATCTTTGATGTTTACGAAGGTAAGAATATCAAGGCCAACCACAAATCACTCGGTTATCATTTAGTATTCTTGAATCCTAATGATACTTTGACTGATGAAGAAGTAGAGAAAGCCTTTACGTTAGTCAAGGACAGTCTAGTTCAAAAATTTAATGTGGAAATTAGATAA
- the mltG gene encoding endolytic transglycosylase MltG: MSQKDEKKEALKHESDDKIKTRAEERSVANHIAYWIVGVIAVLAVVVAIIGFNYVNSSLQPYNANSKEDIVVKIPIGSSSKQIAKTLEKDKVIKSATVFNFYVKAQNYTDFQAGYYTFKQSMDMNHVVKQLQKGGSAEPTGTASNTVLVREGVTIDQIGDQIQKSTKFKKKDFLKLMKDESYLKELQKKYPQLLDSSMAKKNVRYHLEGYLFPATYGLYKGETLKELVNQMVEKDNEIMKPYFETIKEKGLTVQQVLTLASLIEREGVTEKDRKKISGVFFNRIAIDMPIQSDISVMYALNTHKTHLTNKDVKVDSPYNLYKNSGYGPGPFNTPSVQAIEATLNPSDRDENYLYFVADLKTGKVYYSHTLAEHEKKSAALNQ; encoded by the coding sequence TTGAGCCAAAAGGATGAAAAAAAAGAAGCATTGAAGCATGAGTCGGATGACAAAATCAAAACTCGCGCCGAAGAACGTTCCGTTGCCAATCATATTGCGTATTGGATTGTCGGTGTGATTGCGGTTTTGGCAGTCGTCGTTGCTATCATTGGCTTCAATTATGTGAATAGTTCATTACAACCATATAATGCAAATAGTAAAGAAGATATTGTTGTTAAAATCCCAATAGGTTCTTCTAGTAAACAAATTGCTAAGACTCTTGAAAAAGATAAGGTTATCAAGAGTGCGACAGTCTTTAATTTCTACGTTAAAGCTCAAAACTATACTGATTTTCAAGCGGGATATTACACTTTCAAGCAATCAATGGACATGAATCACGTGGTCAAACAATTGCAAAAGGGTGGTAGTGCCGAACCAACTGGAACAGCTTCGAATACTGTGCTAGTCCGTGAAGGTGTTACAATAGACCAGATTGGTGATCAGATTCAAAAATCAACTAAGTTTAAGAAGAAAGACTTCTTGAAATTGATGAAAGATGAATCTTATTTGAAAGAACTTCAAAAGAAGTATCCTCAATTGTTAGATTCATCAATGGCTAAGAAGAACGTTAGATATCATCTTGAAGGTTATTTGTTCCCAGCTACTTATGGTCTTTACAAAGGTGAAACTTTAAAAGAATTAGTTAACCAAATGGTTGAAAAAGATAATGAGATCATGAAGCCTTACTTTGAAACTATCAAAGAAAAGGGCTTAACGGTTCAACAAGTTCTTACTTTAGCATCATTGATCGAACGTGAAGGTGTTACTGAAAAGGATCGTAAGAAGATTTCCGGCGTATTCTTTAACCGTATCGCTATTGATATGCCGATCCAATCAGATATCTCAGTCATGTATGCTTTGAATACTCACAAGACTCATTTGACTAATAAAGATGTCAAAGTCGACTCTCCATATAACTTGTATAAGAATTCAGGTTATGGACCAGGGCCATTCAATACACCTAGTGTGCAAGCAATCGAAGCTACTTTGAATCCTAGTGATAGGGATGAAAATTACTTATACTTTGTTGCAGACTTGAAGACTGGTAAGGTATATTATTCACATACATTAGCAGAACATGAGAAAAAGAGTGCAGCTCTTAATCAATAA
- the greA gene encoding transcription elongation factor GreA, which yields MADRSYPMTAEGKKKLEEELENLKKVKRPEVINRIKIARSFGDLSENSEYTSAKDEQSVVESRISQIIEMLQYANVIDADDVAHDEVSIGKKVTVQEDGEEPDVYTIVGAAESDPDSGKISNDSPIAKALLGKHTGDVVTVETPVGSYEVTVKAVEVA from the coding sequence ATGGCAGACAGAAGTTATCCTATGACAGCTGAAGGTAAGAAGAAGCTGGAAGAAGAATTAGAAAATTTAAAGAAGGTTAAACGTCCAGAAGTTATCAATCGTATCAAGATTGCTAGAAGTTTCGGTGACCTTTCAGAAAATTCAGAATACACATCTGCAAAAGATGAACAAAGTGTAGTCGAATCAAGAATTTCTCAAATTATTGAAATGCTTCAATATGCTAACGTTATCGATGCTGATGATGTAGCTCATGATGAAGTTTCAATCGGTAAGAAAGTTACTGTTCAAGAAGATGGTGAAGAACCTGACGTTTATACAATCGTTGGTGCTGCCGAATCAGATCCTGACAGTGGCAAGATTTCAAATGATTCACCAATTGCTAAGGCTTTGTTAGGTAAGCATACAGGTGACGTAGTTACTGTTGAAACACCTGTAGGTAGTTATGAAGTTACTGTAAAAGCCGTTGAAGTTGCTTAA
- a CDS encoding HesB/YadR/YfhF family protein, whose translation MEIKLTDEAVKWFEEELDLVPGDGVHFYGKVYGKTMVHDGFSIAMRKEKPVDPVASTVVDGVIYYITDSDTWFFARYDLLVEYDPDLDGPKYIFKSNE comes from the coding sequence ATGGAAATTAAGCTAACGGATGAAGCAGTCAAATGGTTTGAAGAAGAGTTGGATTTAGTACCCGGTGATGGTGTACATTTTTATGGTAAGGTCTATGGAAAGACTATGGTTCATGATGGTTTTTCAATTGCTATGCGCAAAGAAAAGCCAGTTGATCCTGTAGCCAGTACTGTAGTCGATGGTGTGATCTACTACATTACTGACAGTGATACTTGGTTTTTTGCCAGATATGACTTATTAGTAGAGTATGATCCAGACCTCGATGGGCCTAAGTATATTTTTAAATCGAATGAATAA
- a CDS encoding peptidoglycan D,D-transpeptidase FtsI family protein, with protein MDIIKKRTGSQAKSTIPFRLNLLFFIVFVLFAMLVAQLAYLQIVYGGKFEAEVDRTDKTVMTGSVPRGMIYDSKGRLLVGNSTHNAITYTKSGSVSSSDIYTIVNRLTKYITVEPSNLTSRDKADYILAAPNKSKQVIKQMPKSYRVDSNGDALSSNKVYANEVKYVEKQGIHLNDKDTQRASLFKTMSSAYSLSTVFLKDKNLSAKEIAQVSEHLTELPGVSIGSNWERDYPQGKSIASIIGGVSTEQQGIPDDELNTMLASGYSRNDRVGTSYLEKSYESILSGTKSQKQVQIGSNNQIKKSTTLYKGQKGGNLNLTIDSKFQKKVQAALEEQYSAAQAAGITQYSDGAYVVAMNPKTGAILAMAGIRNNPQTGKTSEDALGVINRTFVMGSAVKGATVLGAMMDGVISPSNNTQADNPIYLPGTPVKKSVYPAGTFSSLSAIQALQFSSNIYMMNLALKEAHASYVPNKSISMNDDIFDKLRGYFNQFGLGVKTGIDISGETTGIEGATHNSDGKLKTGSALDLSYGNYDAYTLIEMAQYISTIANGGYRLKPYVVQSIQKTKDDGTKGALTSVTKPSVLNKVGVTEDELNVVKKGMYAAVHGSGYWTTATRLKDLSPAVAAKTGTAQSFYYNPDNPSSDPPETITTSLVSFGPYEDPNIAMAIVFPNLTSESGSYPQLLAKQIYTDYYKMTGQK; from the coding sequence CTGGATATAATAAAGAAAAGAACAGGTAGTCAAGCGAAGTCTACTATTCCATTTCGTCTAAACCTGCTTTTTTTTATTGTCTTTGTGCTATTCGCAATGTTGGTCGCACAGCTTGCTTATTTGCAAATCGTTTATGGTGGCAAGTTTGAAGCTGAAGTTGATCGAACAGATAAGACAGTAATGACAGGCAGTGTACCACGTGGAATGATCTATGATTCAAAAGGTAGACTTTTGGTTGGTAATTCAACGCACAATGCCATCACTTATACGAAGAGTGGTAGTGTTAGTTCGTCTGATATTTACACGATTGTCAACAGATTGACTAAATATATTACTGTTGAACCAAGCAATTTAACTAGTCGTGATAAAGCTGATTATATTTTGGCAGCTCCAAATAAATCGAAGCAAGTTATTAAACAAATGCCAAAATCATATCGTGTCGATAGTAATGGGGATGCTTTGTCTAGCAATAAAGTTTATGCTAACGAAGTTAAATATGTTGAAAAACAGGGTATTCATTTGAATGATAAAGATACGCAACGTGCTTCTTTATTCAAAACAATGAGTTCTGCATATTCGCTTTCGACTGTCTTTTTGAAAGACAAGAATTTGAGTGCTAAAGAAATCGCTCAAGTTAGTGAGCATTTAACAGAACTACCAGGGGTAAGTATTGGTAGTAATTGGGAACGTGATTATCCACAAGGTAAATCAATTGCCAGTATCATTGGTGGCGTATCGACTGAACAACAAGGTATTCCAGACGATGAATTGAATACGATGCTTGCTAGTGGATATTCACGAAATGACCGTGTAGGTACTAGTTATTTGGAAAAGAGTTATGAATCGATCCTTTCTGGTACTAAGAGTCAAAAACAAGTTCAAATTGGTTCGAACAATCAAATTAAGAAGAGTACAACTTTGTACAAAGGTCAAAAGGGTGGCAATCTTAATTTGACAATCGATTCCAAGTTCCAAAAGAAGGTTCAAGCTGCTCTTGAAGAACAATACAGTGCTGCACAAGCTGCTGGGATCACGCAATATTCTGATGGTGCTTATGTAGTAGCAATGAATCCTAAGACTGGTGCTATTTTGGCAATGGCTGGGATTCGTAACAATCCACAAACTGGTAAAACATCTGAAGATGCTTTGGGTGTAATCAACCGTACTTTCGTAATGGGGTCTGCTGTCAAAGGGGCTACTGTTTTAGGTGCGATGATGGATGGCGTCATCTCTCCAAGCAATAATACTCAAGCTGATAATCCAATTTATTTACCTGGTACGCCAGTTAAGAAATCAGTTTATCCAGCTGGAACTTTCAGTAGTTTGAGTGCTATTCAAGCTCTACAATTTTCATCCAATATTTACATGATGAATTTGGCTTTGAAAGAGGCTCATGCTTCCTACGTGCCAAATAAATCTATTTCGATGAATGATGATATTTTTGATAAGTTACGTGGCTACTTCAATCAATTTGGTTTAGGTGTCAAGACCGGGATCGATATTTCTGGTGAAACGACTGGTATCGAAGGTGCTACTCACAATAGTGATGGCAAGTTGAAGACTGGTTCTGCACTGGATTTGTCCTACGGAAACTACGATGCTTATACATTGATTGAAATGGCTCAATATATTTCAACCATTGCTAACGGTGGTTATCGTCTGAAACCTTACGTTGTTCAATCAATTCAAAAGACTAAAGACGACGGAACTAAGGGTGCTTTGACTTCAGTTACTAAGCCTTCAGTTTTGAATAAGGTCGGCGTAACAGAGGATGAATTAAATGTCGTTAAAAAAGGTATGTATGCAGCTGTTCACGGTAGTGGTTATTGGACAACTGCTACACGTCTAAAGGATCTTTCACCGGCAGTAGCCGCTAAGACTGGTACAGCTCAGTCATTCTACTACAACCCTGATAATCCTTCTTCTGATCCTCCAGAAACAATTACTACTAGTTTGGTCAGTTTTGGACCTTATGAAGATCCAAATATTGCAATGGCAATTGTCTTCCCTAATTTAACTAGTGAAAGCGGAAGTTATCCACAATTACTTGCAAAACAAATTTATACCGACTATTATAAAATGACGGGTCAGAAATAA
- the rpmG gene encoding 50S ribosomal protein L33 yields the protein MRVNITMECTSCHERTYLTSKSKRNNPDRLELKKYCPRERTVTLHRETK from the coding sequence ATGAGAGTTAATATAACAATGGAATGTACTTCATGCCATGAACGTACATATCTAACAAGCAAGAGCAAACGTAACAATCCCGATCGTCTTGAACTTAAGAAATATTGTCCACGCGAACGTACTGTTACATTGCATCGTGAAACAAAATAA
- a CDS encoding 5-formyltetrahydrofolate cyclo-ligase produces the protein MDKVSFRKKQIDLVSDFMKSDKAQKEINNLYFQLFNDLDFQNAPSVGITMSTNDEIPTFPIINQCFEMGKEVYIPKTFSDYSMSFVKYTQDTELVESAFGVREPKDYENNVMNPPDLLIVPGLAYSQDKNRLGFGSGSFDRYLAKFPTKTISLALTSQYYQAPLWPVYVLDKQIDKIIVAKDEQNADNQSAR, from the coding sequence TTGGATAAAGTAAGTTTCAGAAAAAAGCAAATTGATCTTGTGAGCGATTTTATGAAGTCTGATAAGGCTCAAAAAGAAATCAACAACCTTTATTTTCAATTATTTAATGATTTAGATTTTCAAAATGCACCTTCAGTTGGAATTACTATGAGTACTAACGATGAAATTCCAACTTTTCCAATTATCAATCAATGTTTTGAAATGGGAAAAGAAGTGTATATTCCAAAGACTTTTTCTGACTATTCAATGTCTTTTGTTAAGTACACTCAAGATACTGAATTAGTTGAGTCAGCTTTTGGCGTCAGAGAACCTAAAGATTATGAAAATAACGTGATGAATCCACCTGATCTTTTGATTGTTCCTGGATTAGCTTACTCCCAAGATAAGAATCGTTTGGGATTTGGATCGGGCTCTTTTGACAGATATCTAGCCAAATTTCCAACGAAGACCATTTCCTTAGCATTGACTAGCCAATATTATCAAGCACCACTTTGGCCAGTTTATGTGCTCGATAAGCAAATCGATAAGATCATCGTTGCAAAGGATGAACAAAATGCAGATAATCAATCGGCGCGCTAA
- a CDS encoding rhomboid family intramembrane serine protease → MQIINRRANAYVTWSLLAITVAVFLLETISGGSQNLLTLIHFGAKTNYLVQEGQWWRLITPIFLHIGIFHILMNGFTLLYVGQILEPMIGHWRFLIVYMLSGIMGNLASFAFGANNAISAGASTSLFGMFAAFLSLAIIYRENRFLTELGKSFLGLIVINLLMDLTMSGIDIWGHIGGAVGGLLLGYALGLPNISRPKMIFRILAIVVVVAISYYMYAKGMIVYG, encoded by the coding sequence ATGCAGATAATCAATCGGCGCGCTAACGCCTACGTAACTTGGTCTTTATTAGCAATAACCGTTGCAGTTTTCTTGCTAGAAACAATCAGTGGTGGTTCACAGAATTTATTAACTTTGATTCATTTTGGAGCCAAAACTAATTATTTAGTACAAGAAGGTCAATGGTGGCGCTTAATAACACCAATATTTTTACACATTGGTATCTTCCATATTCTGATGAATGGGTTTACACTATTATATGTCGGTCAAATACTTGAACCGATGATAGGCCATTGGCGGTTTTTGATAGTTTACATGCTGAGTGGAATTATGGGTAATTTAGCTAGTTTTGCTTTTGGCGCTAATAATGCCATTTCTGCAGGAGCTAGTACTTCATTATTCGGAATGTTCGCCGCATTCTTGTCATTAGCAATAATTTATCGTGAAAATCGTTTTTTGACAGAATTAGGGAAGAGTTTTCTAGGTTTGATCGTCATTAATTTACTGATGGATCTAACCATGTCGGGAATTGATATCTGGGGACACATTGGTGGTGCCGTTGGGGGACTGCTTTTGGGATATGCTTTGGGATTGCCAAACATTTCTCGTCCAAAGATGATTTTTCGGATTTTAGCAATAGTAGTAGTTGTTGCAATTTCTTATTATATGTATGCAAAGGGTATGATCGTTTATGGATAA
- a CDS encoding YqgQ family protein, which produces MDNKMSFTTLYDVQQLLKRFGTFVHLGKRLWDIELMFIEVKRLYKDGLIDKKTFISAQLVLKREHRKEEEKDRSK; this is translated from the coding sequence ATGGATAATAAGATGAGCTTTACGACCCTCTATGATGTACAGCAGTTACTCAAGCGCTTCGGTACCTTTGTCCACCTTGGCAAAAGATTGTGGGACATCGAATTGATGTTTATTGAGGTTAAACGGTTGTACAAAGATGGATTGATCGACAAAAAGACTTTTATTAGTGCTCAATTGGTCTTAAAACGGGAGCATAGAAAAGAAGAAGAAAAGGACAGATCAAAGTGA
- a CDS encoding ROK family glucokinase yields MTDKKLIGVDLGGTTIKFAILTDKGEIQQKWSIETNILSDGQLIIPDIIDSINHHIDMYDMSVDQFDGIGLGSPGTINHEKGTIKGAFNLNWTNEVYPVRDIEKGTGLPVVIENDANVAALGERWQGAGNNADDVVFVTLGTGVGGGIIANGKLIQGQNGAAGEIGHVTVDPNGFMCTCGKKGCLETIASATGIVRVARDRASEYAGSSELKAMLDDGQDISAKDVFDLAKKDDDLAMMVVDYVCDSLGFVLGNIANTLNPKFVVIGGGVSAAGDFLLNKVDKAMRKNEFATIKDSTELRLASLGNGAGVIGAASLIKVD; encoded by the coding sequence GTGACAGACAAAAAGTTAATCGGTGTTGACCTTGGTGGTACAACAATTAAATTTGCTATTCTTACTGATAAAGGTGAGATTCAACAAAAATGGAGTATTGAAACAAATATTCTATCTGATGGACAATTGATTATTCCTGACATTATTGATTCAATTAATCATCATATCGATATGTATGATATGAGTGTTGACCAATTCGACGGTATCGGATTAGGTTCACCTGGTACAATCAATCATGAAAAGGGCACAATCAAAGGTGCTTTTAACCTTAACTGGACTAATGAAGTTTATCCAGTACGTGATATTGAAAAGGGAACTGGCCTACCAGTTGTCATTGAAAATGATGCTAACGTTGCTGCTCTTGGTGAAAGATGGCAAGGTGCTGGTAACAATGCTGACGATGTTGTCTTTGTAACACTTGGAACAGGTGTTGGTGGTGGTATCATTGCTAACGGTAAGTTGATTCAAGGACAAAACGGTGCTGCCGGTGAAATTGGTCACGTAACAGTTGATCCTAATGGCTTCATGTGTACTTGTGGTAAGAAAGGTTGTCTAGAAACAATCGCTTCAGCTACTGGTATCGTACGTGTTGCTAGAGACCGTGCATCAGAATATGCTGGAAGTTCAGAATTGAAGGCTATGCTTGATGATGGTCAAGATATCTCTGCTAAGGATGTATTCGATCTAGCTAAGAAAGATGATGACTTAGCTATGATGGTTGTCGATTATGTTTGTGACTCACTTGGATTTGTTCTAGGTAACATTGCTAATACCTTGAATCCTAAGTTTGTTGTTATCGGTGGTGGCGTTTCAGCTGCTGGTGATTTCTTACTCAACAAAGTTGATAAAGCTATGCGTAAAAACGAATTTGCTACAATCAAGGATTCAACTGAACTAAGACTAGCTAGTCTTGGTAATGGTGCTGGTGTTATCGGTGCTGCTTCATTGATTAAAGTTGATTAG
- a CDS encoding rhodanese-like domain-containing protein — translation MNAVLYVIVIGFLIYWVGSWLYFWFKGRQMHGAIDQKTFEETMRKAQIVDLREKNAFDAKHILGARSLPYTQLKYNEGELRPDLPVYLYGDNKNMCVRAALKLQKKWGFTDVKWLEDRFSDWEGKTKKTTKI, via the coding sequence TTGAATGCCGTTTTATACGTTATTGTAATCGGCTTTTTGATTTATTGGGTTGGTTCATGGCTCTACTTTTGGTTCAAAGGTAGACAAATGCACGGTGCAATTGATCAAAAGACCTTTGAGGAAACGATGAGAAAAGCTCAAATTGTTGATTTAAGAGAGAAAAATGCTTTTGATGCCAAACACATCTTGGGTGCTAGAAGTCTTCCATATACGCAATTAAAGTACAATGAAGGCGAACTAAGACCTGATCTTCCTGTTTATCTTTATGGAGATAACAAGAATATGTGTGTGCGTGCAGCTCTTAAACTGCAAAAGAAGTGGGGCTTTACCGATGTTAAATGGTTAGAAGACCGTTTTTCTGATTGGGAAGGAAAAACAAAGAAGACCACAAAAATATAA
- a CDS encoding DUF3042 family protein, with amino-acid sequence MAKNQKHLRFVKGFLVGSLTTATAVYGALHAFKKKVIEPENQENERIEANRRRANRKSLQAHQG; translated from the coding sequence ATGGCAAAAAATCAAAAACACTTACGTTTTGTTAAAGGCTTCCTTGTTGGTTCACTAACAACAGCTACAGCAGTTTATGGAGCATTGCATGCTTTCAAGAAGAAGGTTATCGAACCAGAAAACCAAGAAAACGAACGTATTGAAGCTAACCGCAGACGTGCTAACCGTAAGAGCTTACAAGCACACCAAGGCTAA